The nucleotide sequence CCTCCAAAAACGGCTCTTGCATTGGCACCTTCTTCAGTTGTGATTTCGACACCACTGTTGTGAATTACCAACGTATTGTAAATAGGGTGCGCTTGATCTCCATAGCCTAAAGAAACAAATCCTTTTTCGACTGGCCAAGGTAAATTACCTTTGTTTGCTCTAAAACTATCGGCAATTAATTTGGATTCTGGCGTCAACTCAATTCTAGACGAAGAAACCTCTGAACGAGAAACAACAGGTGCCTTAACCTCTTCTACAGGTACTGGCGCAGCTTTTTTAGATGATTTTGGCGCTTTTGCAGCGGCTTCTGCAGCAGCCGCAGCTTTTGCTTCAGCAAGTGCTTTTGCTTTTGCCTCAGCAGCTTTTCTATTCGCTTCGGCAATGGCTTCACGAATCAATCGATCAATCTGGCGGTCTATATTTTTAGACTCACTTTGTTTTTTACGAATTTCAGATACGATTCGGTTTTTATCTTTTTTAATTGAATTAACTAATTTTTCTTGCTCTATTTTCTCTAGTTCAAGCGAAGCACGTTCTTTTTTATTCTCTTCAAGAAGTTTTTGTTTGGCGACTTTTTGTTCATTTAATTTTTTATTGACGGCCGTCAATTCTATAGATTTGCCTTTTATTTCTTCGCCTTGTTCTTTTCTAAAATTAGTGTATTGCTTTAAATATTGAACTCTTTTGAAAGCCTGCAAAAAGTTTTCTGAAGACAAAATAAACATAGCACGGCTTTGCTCTGAACGGCTTTTATAGGATTGTACAATCTTTTTTGCATAATCTTCTTTTAAAACCAATAATTCTTTATTCAGTTTATTGATTTTAAGTTGATTCAAATACATATCATTGGCCAACAACTTGGTTTGTTTTTCTGTAGTACTAATCAAATTCTCTTTCAGCCTGATTTTGTTTTTTTGAATCAAATACACATTCATCGCTGATTTTTCTTTGGACTGAACCGACTTTAACATCTTCTCATTATCCTTAATTTCCCTTTGAATTTGGGCTTTGCGCTGCTCCAACTTTTCTTGTTGAGACGATTGACTCCAAAGGACAGAAGTCATGCACAATAAAACGAGGCTTAGAAAAAACTTTGGCATCTTGAAAATATATTTTTGCAAATTTAATTAATTAAAATTCTTTTGTAGCCATTTGGGACACTATATGGAAAAGAAAGTTCTTCGTTGAAAGAAACCGAAGTATAATCTAAATTAATTTCGGTTTTTCCTTTTTCCTGTATCGCATGTATTTGAACGTTTGTAGGCATAATTAAAGCGTTAAATAGGCTGAAATTTGCGTACTCAATTTGTATTTTTCTGGCTTTATCAGTTTGTGCTACTTCTTGTTTTTTAATTTTAAAATTAGCCGCATCAATGTAGAACGTTTTTTGGGTCGAATTATTTGCTTTATCATCCAATCGGTACAATTGTTCGGCCATAGTTTGATTGTATTTGCCTTTTTTTAAGTCATCAAGAGATTCTCCCATCAGCATATTTTGAATTTTATCATAATTCAAATCAGTTCCTAACCATTGACTCAAAGTACTAAAATCACCTTCAAAATAAGTTCCTTTAATTTTTTCATAATAACTCACTGTCTTTGGTGTGATAGATGCTTTGGCCATCGTTATTCCTAAAAAACGAATGCTCACTAAGATTTGCTCGTCTTTTTTAATGCGAATTTCGGCTGTAACATTTTGTGATTGATTGCCGTTATCAAAACTTGCATCAGATTTGATATAAACTGTTTTGAAATCGGCTTTATTTGCGTACAATTTTTCAATTACTGCATTGGTTTTTAATCCTATAACAGCTTCTGAATCTACATTTTGCACAAAGGTTTGCTTTGATTTACAAGATACTAAAGCAAGACTGCTAACCAAAGTTAACACAAAGAAGTTTCTTTTAAAAAAAGAGGTTGTTGTCATTATTTGTTTTTTAATAATTGGTTGGCTTTAGAGAAATAAAATTCCTTTTTGGAATTATTCCCTAAACCGTTGTAGGCTTCTCCTAGTTGAATATTAAAATTAATTTCTAATTTCCTATCTTCAACTACAAAATCCATACCCATTTCGAGCACTTCCGTTGCTTTTTTAAATTGTTTAAGTTGGTTGTATGCCAAACCTGAAAAATAATAAAACTGTGGTTGATTTGGAAAAAAATCAATCAAATCAGATGCTTTTCTTAATACAACGTCAAATTGATTCATATCTGTATATGCTTGTAGCAAAAGTAGGTTGTTTTCAACATCTATTTTTTCACTTTTACTATTTGAAAGTTCGTAATATTTAATGGCTTTGGCCCATTCTTTTTTCGAATGGTAATATTTACCCACTTCTTTAGATACATCTATCTCTGAATCAGCATCAAAATAACCAATAGCTTTCTCTACCTCTGATTCATACTGTGGATTTGAATTGACAAAAATTAAAAACTCATTGAAGATACGGTGTTTTATTTTGGAATCTATTTTGGCACTAGCCAAAACAATATTCATAGCCTTGACAGCTTTATCGCCATCTTTATTTTCTATATGGAATTTAAACAAACTTACTTGCGCCCATTCCGATGTAGGTATTGCCGTTTCTAATTGTCGTGCAGTTTCCAAAACTTTATCAATCTCATTATTCTTGGAATAAAAGTAAATTAGATTGACATAATTAGATTCTTCCTTTGGATTTTTCTTGATTTGTTCCAATAAATTTTGAATCTCAGCATTTTGGTACTTTCCCTGTGATAAAATCTGGATTTTATAGGATTCACGTCGGTCTGACTTGCCAACGGTTTCATTTAGTTCATTAATTAATGCTAAGGCTTTATCAAATTGAGCCGTATTCATATACAAAGAAGTTAAGTCTTCCTTGAATTTTGGATCAAAACTAATCAGCTTGTTAATCGTGGGAATGGCTCCCAAATAGTCTTTGGTTGCATAATTTACATCGTAAATACCTATCCAAAACCATTTGTTAGTAGGGTCAATTTGGGTCGCTTTTTCAAAAGCTGTTTGGGCATTGCTATATTTTTTTAATGCCAAATAATTTTTCCCCAATTCAAAGTGAACGGTCGCATTTTCAGGTTCTAATTTCAAACACTTTTCTAAAGCCAGAATGGCTTTGTCGTAATTTTCAATTCCCTTTTGCTTTAAGGCTTCATAAAAATGATCCTGAAATTTGTCTTTATCAGTTTTAACGTAATCATTCTCAGTTTGTGCCAATGCAGTAGTAGCATTGCCAAGCAAAACCAAAAACAACAGCGATAAAACCGATTTTCTTATCATTTTTTTTAAAACCACAAATTACACAAATTATCACAAATCTTGTTGTCAATAAATTATAGCCACAGATTAAAAAGATTAACCTGTGGTCTTATTTTAAATCACAATTGTATAAATTGTTCTACAGTGTACAGCTTTGATTATCTAAACTAAGTAAAACGCCTACATTGAAACTAAAAAACCTATGATTCTATGTGTTTAAAAAACACCTCAATAAAAAAATTATTCTAAAACCGAATAATCTCCAATGCTTACACTAGTAAAATTTCCATCAAAGTTGACATGATTTCCAATCATAGCATAATCTAAATTGGCATTTTTAATATGAGCATGTGTTTGAATCAAGCTATTTTTAATCGTACTGTCGATTACATGAGAACCTTTTCCTAAAGAAACATTTGGTCCCACAGTAGCATTGATTAAAACAACATCATCGCCAATAAAACAAGGTGGAATAATCGTCGCGTTTTCTAATTTCGCATTCTGAGCGACTAAGTTTTCTCCATCAGCTTGTAAAAAACCAAGCATTCTAGAATTGGTTTCAACCGTAACATTTTTATTGCCACAATCCATCCATTCGTCAACGCTTCCAGTTTTGAAAACTTTACCGTTTGCCATCATCGCTTTGATACCATCATTAATTTGGTATTCGCCACCATTTTGAATGTTGTTATCCAAAACGCCTTGCAATTCTTTTTTCAAGTCCCCTACTTCTTTGAAATAGTAAATTCCAATAACGGCTCTATCGCTTACAAATTCTTTAGGTTTTTCAACCAATTCAACGATTTCATTATTAGCATTTAATTTTACCACTCCATAAGCCTCTGGCTCATCGACTTGTTTTACCCAAATTACCGCATCAGCAGTAGGATCTAATTCAAAATCGGCTCTGATTAACGTATCTGCATAAGCAATTACAGCTGGACCTGATAAAGATTCTTTGGCACACATAATCGCATGACCAGTTCCAAGCGGTAAATCTTGACGGTAAATAGAAGCTCTTGCTCCTAAACCTGTTGCTAATTCTTCTAAGCTTTTGACAACGTCATCACCAAAAAAGGCAGGGTCACCCAATACAAAAGCAATTTCTTCAATAGGCTCTTTTAATATTTTTGCGATATCCTCCACCAAACGGTGAACAATCGGTTTTCCAGCTACGGGAATTAAAGGCTTAGGTACTGTTAAACTATGTGGACGAAGACGTGAACCACGTCCTGCCATTGGAACTATTATTTTCATTTTTTATTTTTATTTAAACACAAAGTTCGCAAAGTCCTTCGACAAGCTCAGGATGACATGCAAAATTCACGAAGGTTTTATTATATTATTTTATCTTTAAATTGATTGCTACCAAACTTCTTACTGCAACTGAAAACTACAAACTATTTCACACCCGTACTTCCAAAACCACCAGCACCTCTTGAAGTCTCTGATAACTCTTCTACTGCTGTCCATTCTGCACGTTCATGTTTGGCAATAATCAACTGAGCTATGCGTTCTCCGTTTTGGATTTCAAAAGCTTGATTGGATAAATTAACCAAAATCACTCCTATTTCGCCACGGTAGTCTGCATCTACAGTTCCAGGGCTATTAAGCACTGTAATTCCGTTTTTAAAGGCCAAACCACTTCTTGGTCTTACTTGTGCTTCGTAACCTATCGGCAATTCGATAAAAAGGCCTGTTTTAACTATGGTTCTTTCTAAAGGCTGTAATGTTATGCTCTCGGTCAAATTTGCTCTTAAATCCATTCCTGCTGAAGCGATGGTTTCATAGCTAGGCAAAGCGTGTTGGGATTTATTGATAATGTTTATTTTCATTCCGATTTAGTTTTTCGATTCAAAATAGAGGTTAATGTTTCTTTTTCGTTGTAATAAATAAAATATAAGAATACGAGTAACAATGCTATACCTACAAAATAATTTTCTCTAAACTTATAAAAAGAAAGCACTGAAAAAAAGATGGACAAGCCTAAATAACTACCAATTTTTTTCATGTCATAGGGTATCGGATAATATTTATTTCCCAAATAATAAGAAATTGTCATCATACTTCCATATGCACCAATTGTCGCAATTGCCGAACCATAATAACTCATAGATGGAATTAAAAGAAAATTCAGAATCAAGGTGATGATGGCACCCGTTATTGAGATATAAGCACCAATATAGGTTTTGTCTATTAATTTGTACCAAACTGAAAGATTAGTATAAATCCCTAAAAAGAAGTTAGCCAAAATAATTAGTGGAACCACTTTCATTGCAACCCAATACGAAGAATCGCGAATCATCAAGAATTTAAACAAGTCGGCAAAAACGATTACTGTCAAAAGAATAAACGAACCAAAAATGACAAAATACTTGGTAACCATAGCATAAGTATGTGGTGCGTTTTTATCAGAGGCATGACTAAAGAAGAATGGCTCAATTCCTAAGGTATAAGCCGTGCGATATAAAACCATAAATAAGCCTAATTTATAACAAGCAGAATACACCCCTACTTCGGCCTCTGCAATTTTAGCAGGAAGTAATTTGGCTAACAAAATCTTATCAAATTGCTCGTTGATAGCAAAAGCAATTCCTGCGACCATAATTGGCAATCCATAACGCAACATTTTTTTCCAAAGGCTAAAATCAAATTTCCATTTTAAGAAAACATAATCAGGAGATAAAATAACAAATGTTAGTAAGCTAGCGATAATATTGGCTAGAAAAATATAACCAATTTCGAAGTTATCTATATATAATGAACTTACAAAACTCTTTGGATTTGATTGAATTAATTTTGGAAAATACAACAAGAATAAAACACTCAAAATTAGATTAACCAAAACATTTCCAATTTTGATCATCGCATATACCATTGGTTTCTGATAAGCTCTTAATTTTGAAAAAGGGATAATTACCAAAGCATCAAGTGCTAAAATCCATATGGTATAAGTAATGTATTGTGAATCAATCCCAGACCAATCGGCTAAAGTAGTTCGGAATAAAAGCGCTATAAATAAGAAAACAATCGTAGTCCAAAAAATTGAAATCATGGATGTTTCAATAACTGACCTCTTATTGGTTTCATTGTTATAAAACCTAAAAAATGCGGTTTCCATACCATAAGCCAGAATAACATTGAAAAATATCATCCAAGCAAAAATAATTGACACTTTACCGTACTCGGCTTTAGGGAGTAAATTAGTATAAAGAGGAACTAATAAAAAACTAAACATCCTTGGCAACACTGTTGCCAAACCATAAATCGCTGTTTGTTTAAAAAGTTTTTTATATAATCCCAAAATGGTTACCTATTTATTTTAAAAAGCAAAAATAACCATTTCTTTGGTTTAATCATCCTAGCAAAGAGAATCATTAGTTATCTTTTTTTATTATGAGCATAAAAAGATTTAAAAATATAATTTCAAAAAGCGATAAGACTAAATACAATAAAAGTCTAATTTAAATTAGACTTTTATTACGGTTTTTATATAGTTGATCTTTAATCGTTTTATCTGGTTTTTCAATGGCCACTTGTTTGATAAATGGCGATTTAAAAAAACTAAACATTTTAAGATAATCATTAATAGGATTGACTTTTATGATTTTATTCTCAATATCGTTTAATGAAATATGATTGTAACCGATACGGACTCTTTTTACTTTAAATGAATTCTTATCAAGACCTCTTTCTTCCTCTAGTAAAAGCAAATAGGCATTATAAATATTAATCCAAAACGTTTTTTTCAACTCGTCATTATATAAATACTTATTTAAACGATTGGCTCTAATAAAATATAATTCTCTTCTCAACTCTTTAGTGTCTTGACCAGACTTAAGATTATTTAATATTTTTTCCGAAAGTTCTAGTGGGTAATTATTCATACTATTTCAGGTTAAATTCGGGCGAATGTATAAAAAAATAACATTACAACAACAATATCATAATACAATTAGCCAAAATCATAAATTTTTCTAAAAAAATACTTATAAATACAGCACAAAAAAAAGCCACATCTAAATGTGGCTTTAATTAAAATATAGAAAATAAAATTATCCGTTCAAAGCTTCAGCTCCACCAACAATCTCAAGGATCTCATTAGTAATAGCAGCTTGACGTGCTTTGTTATACGTTAATTTCAATTGATTTCTTAATTCAGTTGCATTATCAGTTGCTTTATGCATTGCAGTCATACGAGCTCCATGTTCAGAAGCAAATGAATCACGGATTCCTTTGTATAATTGTGTTTTCAACGATTTAGGAATCAAAGTCAATACAATTTCTTCTTTTGAAGGTTCAAAGATATAATCAGCTGGTGCAATGTTTAAATCTGATTTTACTGGTGCCAAAGGCAAGAACTGCTCAGTTTGAACAATTTGTGTAGCTGCATTTTTAAATTGATTGTAAATCAATTCAATCTTATCATACTCTCCAGAAACAAACTTTTGAGTTAAAGTATCAGCAATAGTTGCCACATTATCAAAGGTCAAGTCATCAAAAACACTACTTTGATTATCAATAACCGAACCTGTTTTACCTAAAACATCGTTTCCTTTTTTACCAATAGCAAAAAAATCAACCTGTTTTCCAGCATAATATTCAGCACGGTTTTTAGCCTCCTTAATTACATTAGTATTAAAAGCACCACATAAACCTCTATTTGAAGTTATAGCAACAATTAATACTTTTTTTACTTCACGTTGTGTCGTAAATTCACCTCCAGCATTACCATCTAGAGTAGCAGAAAGGCTTTGTAATAATTCAGTTAATTTTTCGGCATAAGGGCGCATTGCAGTGATTGCATCTTGTGCTTTCTTTAGCTTTGCTGCAGAAACCATTTTCATTGCCGATGTAATTTGCATCGTAGATGAAACGGAAGTAATTCTATTACGGATTTCCTTTAAATTTGCCATGTTTATTGTATTAAGATTTAAGTATCAAGTATTAAGTATCGCGATAATCTTGATACTTAATACTTTTCACTTAGTACTTTTTAGTTATATTTTGCTGATACTTCTTTTGCTACAGTTTCGATTACATCTGTAATTTCATCTGTTAATTTACCTGCTTTTAAAGCATCAAGAGTAGCTCTGTGTTTGTTGTTCAAGAATGATAAAAAGTCTTTTTCAAATTCTTTTACTTTGTTCACAGGAACATTTCTCAATAAGTTTTTAGAACCAGCGTAAATAATAGCAACTTGGTCTTCAACAGTATAAGGGTCATTTAAACCTTGTTTCAAGATTTCAACGTTTCTTTTTCCTTTTTCAATTACGTTCAAAGTAACAGCATCAAGGTCAGAACCAAACTTAGCAAACGCTTCCAATTCACGGAATTGAGCTTGATCTAGTTTTAAAGTACCAGATACTTTTTTCATTGATTTAATTTGAGCGTTACCACCCACACGAGATACCGAAATACCTACGTTAATCGCTGGACGAACTCCCGAGTTAAACAAATCTCCATCCAAGAAAATTTGACCATCTGTAATCGAAATTACGTTTGTTGGGATATAAGCAGAAACGTCACCAGCTTGAGTTTCGATAATTGGTAAAGCTGTTAATGAACCACCACCTTTAACGATTCCTTTGATAGAATCTGGTAAATCATTCATGTTTTTAGCAATTCCGTCATCAGCAATTACTTTACAAGCACGCTCTAATAAACGAGAGTGTAAGTAGAAAACGTCACCAGGGTAAGCCTCACGTCCTGGAGGTCTTCTTAATAAAAGAGACACCTCACGGTAAGCTACCGCTTGTTTAGATAAATCATCATAAACAATTAATGCTGGACGACCTGAATCTCTAAAGTACTCACCAATTGCAGCACCTGCGAAAGGAGCGTACACTTGCATTGGAGCTGGATCAGAAGCATTAGCAGCAACGATTACAGTATAAGCCATTGCACCTTTTTCTTCTAACATTTTAGCAATACCTGCTACTGTAGAAGCTTTTTGTCCAATCGCTACATAGATACAGAAAACTGGTTTCCCTGCATCATAAAATTCTTTTTGATTTAAGATGGTATCGATACAAACTGTTGATTTACCAGTTTGACGGTCACCAATAACAAGCTCACGTTGTCCACGACCTACAGGAATCATCGCATCAACTGCTTTTACACCTGTTTGTAATGGCTCAGTTACTGGCTGACGAAATACAACACCAGGAGCTTTTCTTTCTAATGGCATTTCGTATAAGTCTCCACCGATAGGACCTTTTCCATCAATTGGAAAACCTAAAGTGTTTACTACACGTCCTACCATTTGCTCTCCAACTTTAAGAGAAGCGATACGTTGTGTTCTTTTTGCAGTTGAACCTTCTTTGATACCAGTTGATGGTCCTAAAAGTACCACACCTACGTTATCTTCTTCAAGATTCAATACAATAGCCTCAAGACCATTTTCAAATTCTACCAACTCTCCATATTGAACATTAGAAAGCCCGTAAATACGAGCAATACCATCTCCAACTTGAAGTACGGTTCCTACTTCCTCTAGCGTAGCGCCAGATTCAAAACCTTCTACTTGCTTTCTTAATATTGCTGAAATTTCAGCAGGTTTGATTTCCGCCATCTTAATTTATAATTTAGACACTTAAATGTGCAATAAAACTAGTTACTTAACTCTCTTTTTAATACTTGTAATCTGTTAGCTATCGAAGCATTGTATTGCTGATCGCCTATTCTTAAGATAAAACCTCCAATGATAGAAGGATCTATATTACTTTCAATTGCAATTTTTTTATCCGAAAGTGTCGCAATTTTAGCTAAAACTTTAGCTTCAAGGGCTACATCCATTGGAAAAGCAGTAGTTACTTTTACTACTTGTACACCAATGCTTTCATCATATAATCTGCTAAATTCTTGAGCAACTGCTCCTAGAATTTCAAATCTTTTGTTTTCAAATAACAAATGAAATAAGCCT is from Flavobacterium sp. NG2 and encodes:
- a CDS encoding DUF4292 domain-containing protein, yielding MTTTSFFKRNFFVLTLVSSLALVSCKSKQTFVQNVDSEAVIGLKTNAVIEKLYANKADFKTVYIKSDASFDNGNQSQNVTAEIRIKKDEQILVSIRFLGITMAKASITPKTVSYYEKIKGTYFEGDFSTLSQWLGTDLNYDKIQNMLMGESLDDLKKGKYNQTMAEQLYRLDDKANNSTQKTFYIDAANFKIKKQEVAQTDKARKIQIEYANFSLFNALIMPTNVQIHAIQEKGKTEINLDYTSVSFNEELSFPYSVPNGYKRILIN
- a CDS encoding tetratricopeptide repeat protein encodes the protein MIRKSVLSLLFLVLLGNATTALAQTENDYVKTDKDKFQDHFYEALKQKGIENYDKAILALEKCLKLEPENATVHFELGKNYLALKKYSNAQTAFEKATQIDPTNKWFWIGIYDVNYATKDYLGAIPTINKLISFDPKFKEDLTSLYMNTAQFDKALALINELNETVGKSDRRESYKIQILSQGKYQNAEIQNLLEQIKKNPKEESNYVNLIYFYSKNNEIDKVLETARQLETAIPTSEWAQVSLFKFHIENKDGDKAVKAMNIVLASAKIDSKIKHRIFNEFLIFVNSNPQYESEVEKAIGYFDADSEIDVSKEVGKYYHSKKEWAKAIKYYELSNSKSEKIDVENNLLLLQAYTDMNQFDVVLRKASDLIDFFPNQPQFYYFSGLAYNQLKQFKKATEVLEMGMDFVVEDRKLEINFNIQLGEAYNGLGNNSKKEFYFSKANQLLKNK
- a CDS encoding lipopolysaccharide biosynthesis protein, whose translation is MGLYKKLFKQTAIYGLATVLPRMFSFLLVPLYTNLLPKAEYGKVSIIFAWMIFFNVILAYGMETAFFRFYNNETNKRSVIETSMISIFWTTIVFLFIALLFRTTLADWSGIDSQYITYTIWILALDALVIIPFSKLRAYQKPMVYAMIKIGNVLVNLILSVLFLLYFPKLIQSNPKSFVSSLYIDNFEIGYIFLANIIASLLTFVILSPDYVFLKWKFDFSLWKKMLRYGLPIMVAGIAFAINEQFDKILLAKLLPAKIAEAEVGVYSACYKLGLFMVLYRTAYTLGIEPFFFSHASDKNAPHTYAMVTKYFVIFGSFILLTVIVFADLFKFLMIRDSSYWVAMKVVPLIILANFFLGIYTNLSVWYKLIDKTYIGAYISITGAIITLILNFLLIPSMSYYGSAIATIGAYGSMMTISYYLGNKYYPIPYDMKKIGSYLGLSIFFSVLSFYKFRENYFVGIALLLVFLYFIYYNEKETLTSILNRKTKSE
- a CDS encoding DUF547 domain-containing protein translates to MRRELYFIRANRLNKYLYNDELKKTFWINIYNAYLLLLEEERGLDKNSFKVKRVRIGYNHISLNDIENKIIKVNPINDYLKMFSFFKSPFIKQVAIEKPDKTIKDQLYKNRNKSLI
- a CDS encoding sugar nucleotidyltransferase; this translates as MKIIVPMAGRGSRLRPHSLTVPKPLIPVAGKPIVHRLVEDIAKILKEPIEEIAFVLGDPAFFGDDVVKSLEELATGLGARASIYRQDLPLGTGHAIMCAKESLSGPAVIAYADTLIRADFELDPTADAVIWVKQVDEPEAYGVVKLNANNEIVELVEKPKEFVSDRAVIGIYYFKEVGDLKKELQGVLDNNIQNGGEYQINDGIKAMMANGKVFKTGSVDEWMDCGNKNVTVETNSRMLGFLQADGENLVAQNAKLENATIIPPCFIGDDVVLINATVGPNVSLGKGSHVIDSTIKNSLIQTHAHIKNANLDYAMIGNHVNFDGNFTSVSIGDYSVLE
- a CDS encoding murein hydrolase activator EnvC family protein; translation: MPKFFLSLVLLCMTSVLWSQSSQQEKLEQRKAQIQREIKDNEKMLKSVQSKEKSAMNVYLIQKNKIRLKENLISTTEKQTKLLANDMYLNQLKINKLNKELLVLKEDYAKKIVQSYKSRSEQSRAMFILSSENFLQAFKRVQYLKQYTNFRKEQGEEIKGKSIELTAVNKKLNEQKVAKQKLLEENKKERASLELEKIEQEKLVNSIKKDKNRIVSEIRKKQSESKNIDRQIDRLIREAIAEANRKAAEAKAKALAEAKAAAAAEAAAKAPKSSKKAAPVPVEEVKAPVVSRSEVSSSRIELTPESKLIADSFRANKGNLPWPVEKGFVSLGYGDQAHPIYNTLVIHNSGVEITTEEGANARAVFGGEVASVMILSPVNKAVMIQHGDYFTVYQNLSTVSVNKGDKVHIKQSLGRVRTSGETGKTVIKFLLLQNTTYSNPQGWLSNM
- the atpG gene encoding ATP synthase F1 subunit gamma → MANLKEIRNRITSVSSTMQITSAMKMVSAAKLKKAQDAITAMRPYAEKLTELLQSLSATLDGNAGGEFTTQREVKKVLIVAITSNRGLCGAFNTNVIKEAKNRAEYYAGKQVDFFAIGKKGNDVLGKTGSVIDNQSSVFDDLTFDNVATIADTLTQKFVSGEYDKIELIYNQFKNAATQIVQTEQFLPLAPVKSDLNIAPADYIFEPSKEEIVLTLIPKSLKTQLYKGIRDSFASEHGARMTAMHKATDNATELRNQLKLTYNKARQAAITNEILEIVGGAEALNG
- the atpH gene encoding ATP synthase F1 subunit delta → MASTRAAIRYAKAILDLANSIGIADVVNKDMKSIASTIESNLELSTFIQNPTTTVDVKESVLLEVFADVNGVTKGLFHLLFENKRFEILGAVAQEFSRLYDESIGVQVVKVTTAFPMDVALEAKVLAKIATLSDKKIAIESNIDPSIIGGFILRIGDQQYNASIANRLQVLKRELSN
- the dut gene encoding dUTP diphosphatase — protein: MKINIINKSQHALPSYETIASAGMDLRANLTESITLQPLERTIVKTGLFIELPIGYEAQVRPRSGLAFKNGITVLNSPGTVDADYRGEIGVILVNLSNQAFEIQNGERIAQLIIAKHERAEWTAVEELSETSRGAGGFGSTGVK
- the atpA gene encoding F0F1 ATP synthase subunit alpha, whose translation is MAEIKPAEISAILRKQVEGFESGATLEEVGTVLQVGDGIARIYGLSNVQYGELVEFENGLEAIVLNLEEDNVGVVLLGPSTGIKEGSTAKRTQRIASLKVGEQMVGRVVNTLGFPIDGKGPIGGDLYEMPLERKAPGVVFRQPVTEPLQTGVKAVDAMIPVGRGQRELVIGDRQTGKSTVCIDTILNQKEFYDAGKPVFCIYVAIGQKASTVAGIAKMLEEKGAMAYTVIVAANASDPAPMQVYAPFAGAAIGEYFRDSGRPALIVYDDLSKQAVAYREVSLLLRRPPGREAYPGDVFYLHSRLLERACKVIADDGIAKNMNDLPDSIKGIVKGGGSLTALPIIETQAGDVSAYIPTNVISITDGQIFLDGDLFNSGVRPAINVGISVSRVGGNAQIKSMKKVSGTLKLDQAQFRELEAFAKFGSDLDAVTLNVIEKGKRNVEILKQGLNDPYTVEDQVAIIYAGSKNLLRNVPVNKVKEFEKDFLSFLNNKHRATLDALKAGKLTDEITDVIETVAKEVSAKYN